The DNA sequence agttaattggggactacgagtttctatcACAAAATATGTGGGGTCCAAAATCATCGTCAAcgcaataatatgaaaatttagtgatcccgttttctaacaaaattaaaccaattatatcaaataataaactatCAATTAACAGAATATTCCACATAAttcaacaaattattaaaatttggaaatagtattaaaacaaaaaaaaaatcatttctcaGCACTTCAAgtaaatgcaaatatttatgaattaaacaaacaaaataattaaaaaacaatacatcATGAATCCGAATTTTTCATATatgaaactttttaaaaaaatggatgaaaaatatgacatcaggaaatttgttaaaaaaatttaactaaaaaaataaaaagtttataatGATCACATGCTTTTGaaagtataaataaaattttaataactattgaataaaccatataaataaCTAACACaaaaaaaccattaaataaccagaaatcaaaaagtaaataattaaataactaataaaaatacaaactatcataaattaaataaatattaaataaaactaactcAATGGAATGACAACTTATCAAGAGTCaaaatgtatacatatatatgggtatttatatgtggtttacttacctgactagctaacaccaaaactacaagcaccacgaaattaggcttccacaaAACACCCTATATTTGTGAGTACATTCCAATGTATTAAAACGCTAAACATGCTACAAATACATAGAAATATACAGTGGATCAAATTCCTACACTATCATAATACTTAAAACATCTAACAATCCAATTTATATAagcatatacatgtatatatttatatataaatctatgtGTGTTAACTATTCATACATAAAAATTTTCCATTAATCCCAAggaaatcaaaaacaaatacgATGATCTAAAAACAACTaatcaattataatatatatatatatatatatatatatatatatatatatatatatatatatatatatatattaatataaacgaATTGCAGAACCTTAACCAATTTGGTTCCACCCATCAAAATTCAGTGTAATTTCTATTTACAAAACTATACATCCTTGAAGCAAAAAGCAACATATATTATCaacatataaacaatataactTTACACACTGAACATAGCATCATACACACTGAACATAGCATCATAACCCatacatttaatatatatatatatatatatatatatattcatatactaTATGTGCTAAAATAATGGACGCCATAGCCTGCACACTAATTCTCAATCAATGACAAacgaaacaaaaaaacaaaaaaaactggatttgaaatatatatatatatatatataaatatatatgattcttCCAAACCaagaataatgtttttttttaaacatagagAATTTAAGCGTGAATGGAGACATTAATAAACTTGcaaatcaatgttgaaaattcaatgCACCATGGCCAGTATCAACATGAGATAATCAATCCACTAAGCACACAATATAGCCCTaatcaaaatcaataaatacTGCCACCACAAGATCTAGGATGTAAAAATTCCACCACTTAACCGTAGATCTAGAAAGAGAACGCTTACCTCACAACGATAACAACACAACCTTTGACGAAGAGGCCTATCTCCGTCCTCGTAGTCGGCACcacaaaccaaaaagaaaaaagaagagaaaagatgcAAGATAtctccctctttcttggtcCAAACAAGAATCTATATCGGAAGAAACGAAGAGGTGGCGGCTAAGGTTtgaaaatctaataaaatataaagattaaaaaaaattaattaaaaagggttttcttttccttttccgtAACCGCcatacatgcaaaaataaatgaattaaattaaaaaaaatttatggggCCCACACacagcatgcatgcatgcaaacaCCCACACATTCATCTCGTACGTATGAAGAACAACACTAATTATAACTCAAGCCAACAAACCTCCAGAAAGATAACATCACCACTTGGAACACTTTCAAACATGTCTCCCCCTACAAACTCAACTCCTGCATGCAAACAATCACAACTAAGtacattttaatataaatccatGCATGGTTTTTGTtgtgtatggctcatatacacaagtaaacgAGCAAATGTGGGAATGGAGTGGAGTGGCGTGACAGCATCTGTTATATTGTGGGAGCATCAATTTGATAGGTTGGGGTGCAGGGAAAACGCCCCGCGgtaggatacaagggtaatttgtatcttgttaggattatgatttgataatcttTTAATTTGTATCCGGTTAGAATTTGTATCCGGATAGGTTTAGAATCTGGATATGTTTAGAATCCAGATAGGGTTAGGATCCAAATAGGtttgtatttggataaatttaagtttttacctataaatatttgtaaccctAGTCTTTTGTCTCAACTGTGAGGAGAGACAAGTGAATAAAAGGATTACGGTTGCTCCACTCCCGAGGACGTAGGCACATTGCCGAACCTCGTAAATCTTATGTGTTTTATTGTCTCATTGCTCTCTTGATTTTCCCTAcggattctctatttttcctAACAGTTTTTAATTAAgctagcatatatatatatatataagaacctGGAATGGGTTTTGCTTCGGAGAACGATGACAAAAAGTAAATCAAAGTTGATCCCTTAAGGTGGGGGTACTTGGAGAGGATGATGGCAAGGTTGGCGCCAAAGCCACCACCCACATCCACAAGCACCTTGAGGCTGTCAAAGCCTTTGTATTGGGAAAGAATCATCTTCATAAGCATGGTGGTCTGGTTGAACATGCCCTTGCTGAAGACCTCATTGAACCTTGGGTCTTTGCCATGGTACTCAAATACTGTCTCTCCATGAGAAGGTATGGTCCCTTCTAACACTACATACTTGAGATTCATTCTGTGAATAATTTCAGCTCATTAGGAATAAGGATTATGAAGCAtgttaatattagaaaaaaggaatacatatatatatatatatatatatatatatatatatatatatatatgatgtgattaagatgtttttcttgtgcttccaataaatgtatatttttgacatttcaattatatatttggTTGCCCCAACCCCAACAGATCATATTTACATttctatataatatttttttattatttttttcttaatcttttaccactgaaatttttagaaattataggTTATAAACCAATCAAAAACTTGAAACCACCTGTTTAAACAACAAGAGCCTCTCCCACTTGGATGAACCTCTAATATTGgttttctccatattttttataaataaattgacATGGTTTAtctagttttataaaaaaaaatttatatatgtagtTGGGTCATAATAATaggattaattttaatttgactgtttgaaattgttgtgatggaaaaagaattatttggattttactaaattttaacttaataattgttatgtaaaattatatttttatttaataataagtatttattggtatcaatgttttaaaaaactaataatgaaatatatttatttaaataattaaaattattaggCATAACTTTAATTAATTAGGGTGTTTGGCTGAATATCAATACTTTCTATAGTTTACAAATATGACACAGGTGGAATTGGAGCTGAGAGATTTgttcatgaaaataaaatagagttagagacaatgaaattgaaagatgAACTTTCATACGCAAAATTTGGAAATTATAACcatcatatatttataaaaaacaaaagagaatatattattgattgataatatttcttatagaaattaataatgaaattagtAATATTATCATAATGAAGATTcttattgtataaaaaaaatccatcattaattttatgtttaaataaattttaattatatataattaataaataaaataattgcaagtaaatatatgaaaatctcataaaaataCAAGGGAaaataacacaataaaaaaaacttaaacccaCTTTTTCTAATTGtcaaattattgattttttaaaatataaaataaaatacacataataaaagaaaataaaaatattactagtAAGATATTTGATTCtcatataaaaagttaaatagAATGTCCATGGGATGTGGATAAAAATATTGAGTATATCAACATACTCTAAAttaaaatgtttgttttttacttGATCCAAAACTTtacatttcatattttaaaaaaaaaactaatccatataattttctttataaacttttgcatttttatataaattccaaagttatatatatatatatatatatacacacacacacacattaaaattaatgaGAATCGGAGCTAAATaatcaagcaaataaataaaaaataaaaaataatcataatcaacAGTCGGGTTTGATTCAAGTGGCAGCCACCTAAAtcgtttaaataattaattttaaattgaaaatctttatatataaaaaaagcaaGATGTCTACGCTCTTGGTGGCTTCGAGATACTGAACAAGTCCCTAGTTCAAGAACTGTTCACATAACTAAAGATATATGTTTATAAGATTTAGGGTTTAtgatatagaatatatatatggtgtaTACTTATATAAGTGTAGGTGTATGTGTATTGTCAAGACAAGGGACTTAATTCCCTAGTTCCAAAACCAAAGATGGGGACATTGGCTTTGAaatgtatgaaaaataaataaataaataaataaatgatgagTGCATGAAATACTTATATGTATTATAAATGCATGCACTTTGCTTTGCTTGTCTTCTTGCATGATTTTCTCTATTCTACTACTATGTCGGGTATTGTGTGCTTAAGTGTGCAGGTAAACAGGCTTTGggacaaaagaaacaaaactgaTGCAATTCTGAGTGAAACGAGTACAAAAGAACAATTTCAGAGAAAAGCACAATCTCAACATGTGCACATTTAGAGCGTGTAGAATAATGGATAGAAGAATCTAAAGAGCACGGCCCTCTAGCTACACGATTCTGGTGCCCAGAACATAACCATGCTCCATAAGCATGGGTGTGCTCCTCAACCGTACATATCTCTGGATGCTAAAATTTTGCATAAAATCACAAAGGGGCTGCTAGGTTTTCAAGCTGAGATCAAAGAAGACCTTTCAAGAACGAGTTGACACCGCTTGGGTACCAGATTAGATTGCAAAGTCGACTCCTATCAGAAGATTCCATCATCTTTTAAAGAGAAGCATTGAGGGAGTTTTTCCTATGTGTTTAATCATGTCTCTAGTTTTGGATTGTTTTATGCATGGTTTCTTGTATAATGTTCGGCTAAACCTTTGATGGTGCCTTAGACTATTAGTTGAACCTTCATGATGCTTTGTAGTTGATTTCCCTTTTTCTTATAATGGTTAACTGAGTTTTCTTGTGAATCTTCTATGTTTGTTCATATATACTTATAATTGCTAGTGTGAGAGCCTCAATTACATATTTGATATGCATGATTAGGATTGAGAAATCAATTATGTATagattgttagattttatattttagtagtAGTGGGCCCTAAATGGGCTCTATAtaggcttaggggtcttacaccaaaaagtctcaagacttagtggctcaacctctatacctatatataaacccattatacttctatcacacaaccgatgtggtactatatttccaacaccctccctcaagttcaactcggtcgaacttgctcagacttgtacaccagaggtctgtttactaggacttgtacactactttgtgtctcagaggtcctacacacatggacttgtacactacttgtgtctcagaggtcttATTTTAACTTGACTTGTGTTCCTTCTGGAACCTCAGAGGTCTTTTACTAGGTCCCACTATAACTGCTTTATCAGGATCATTTTTTTCCCCTgaatctctgataccatgttagattttatattttagtagtAGTGGGCCCTAAATGGGCTCTATAtaggcttaggggtcttacaccaaaaagtctcaagacttagtggctcaacctctatacctatatataaacccattacacttctatcacacaaccgatgtggtactatatttccaacatagATCACATATAAAAACTAGATGTTGAGTGCATGTCTAAAGATAGGGTGTATTGTGTCGAACTCTCCGGATTATGGTTAAACCTAATAGCGGTATTCACGGAGTATTTATAGCaatcgtatgggattagggtttggccGCTTGGACTAATCTAGAAGTCTCCACGATCTAACAATACTCATCACATAGCCAATATAGAGAATTAATTGCAAGGTAATCTCAAGGGGATTCGTGTCTAAGTGCCGTTTTCTCATATCGATTTTAATCCCGATTCACCGTTATATATAGTCAACTCAATTTATTGCTTTCATCAATTAGGTTTAGCAACCATCACTTGATTTCATCCGCTAGCTAGATATATAATAGAACAATTAGTACTACCGGTCCCTGTGGATTTAACTACCCGATCTTTGGTTACAATTTACCACTTCATACAACCAATGCACTTGCGAAGTATTACACAAAAGGCGTATCAATAAataattgtgaaaaataaaatagatgaaaaacaaagtaagataaatatgttaaaaaactAAGAAAGTAAACAAAGGAAAGCAAATAACGACAATACAAGAAATAGCCAACTTCTTATTCACTTCCTTCTTTATCACATGTATTTCATCTCTATGTCTTATACAAGATTACAAAGCCTCTATTTATAGGCTGAGAGGAATATGAAAGGTCATAGGAATTTTAGGGAGTTTATAACATGAAGAGATTTGGGAGTTTGGGGAGATGAAGGGATAAACATTAATAGGCAtccattttaattaatgtttcataacaaGATACACATAAAGTATCAACAAAGACCTTGTCTTGATTCAGGAGCACCAATGCCTCCGTAGAGACTCCATCCTCATCTTTGGTCAAAAACTTACCAACCAGTGCTAGTCTAGTACCGCCGAAGCTTGTTGTCCTCCCCGCCTGCCATCTCACACTTCAACACGTCTTTGCCCGCCAAAGACTGAAGCATTCTATTGAGTAGAGTCATCAATTTGGGCTAGAGCCCGCATGGGCCAGCCCGCCCGTCAACTAAAAATAAGTGGGTTGGGTTGGCATTATATAGACCCGCTTTGAGGCGGGTCAGAGCGGGCCAACCCTGCGCTGGTCGCGGGTTGGGGCGAGGCGGGTCATGGGTTGCTGGCAGACTACCCGCCacccttaatttaaaaaaattatattttaaaaaataaaaaaattattaaattaattacaaagttagaaaagataaatacatgTTTTTAAAGGGGTTTCTATGTGaaagatattgatttttttaacattttgattttttaaattttgttaaactttataaatttaataggATTAAGGTAatattgatgaattgatgatttttttaatagtaatttaCGCTTTTTCTATTTGCAATtagttttttttggatttttgttaatatttttttgcagtattgtagcaagattatgtcaaaaataaaaaaataaatatgtgagaactatgaaatataattattttttaattttttatattttttagtggTAGGTCCACCCAACCCACAACTCAAAGTGGGTCGGGTTGGGTTGGCATTTCGACTGCCTAGAATAGGCGCGGGCTCACGTCCCCACCCCGCCAAATGGTGGGTTTTGGCGGATCAGTGGGCCCGCCCACGCCGGGCCCGAATTGACACCTCTACTATTGAGCATCTTGTGGGCATTCAAGCAGTTGGATAGGTTCTTGTACAAGGTCTCTCTCCCATCCACTCCCCCTTCCCCAGATGGGGACTCATTATCCCCCACCCCAATTGGGCACCGTGGAAAAAGCCCCTCATTCCTTGCCCTGCCTAATGGCTATCCCTATCGTCctcaaatcaataataataataataataatgatgatgatgagattcCATCTAACacaactaaaatataaaaccttaacaaaaacaaataaataaaaatttaatattttaatgccAAGTAAAATACACacttaatattaaatatatttatatttattaataactttaaatataatttatatttattaataaattaaattttttatccgGGCTGGGAGTGAGTGCTTCCCCCATCTCCGGCCCATCTCACAATAGATTCGAGAAATATTTCTTCATCTCCATTTACACAATTAAAAACCAATGGTTCACTGCGCCTAATGAAGTGAATCCTTATAATAGGGGATAGGGAATCCCTACCCCCATGACCATTCCTACAAAAATTCTAGTGTTTGAGCCTTCATTCTACTTCTGTCATACTATTATTCAATCATGCATTCCATAAAAACCGCTAACCAAATAttcatacaaatatattaaaccctaatctattaaagacaaaaagacaaaaataatacaggtaactataatatatatatatatatatatatatatatatatatatatatatatatatatatatatatatatatatatata is a window from the Dioscorea cayenensis subsp. rotundata cultivar TDr96_F1 chromosome 2, TDr96_F1_v2_PseudoChromosome.rev07_lg8_w22 25.fasta, whole genome shotgun sequence genome containing:
- the LOC120274842 gene encoding caffeic acid 3-O-methyltransferase-like → MNLKYVVLEGTIPSHGETVFEYHGKDPRFNEVFSKGMFNQTTMLMKMILSQYKGFDSLKVLVDVGGGFGANLAIILSNCDCLHAGVEFVGGDMFESVPSGDVIFLEWILHDGIEHCVKILKNCPKALPDNGKVVVVEIIVPEYPEVNDETSRSFIVDLIMLANNLGGKERTMKEFECLAKDTGFSTFKAYYLWLLDYRILQLGGTCYKGWSL